In a single window of the Saccharothrix australiensis genome:
- a CDS encoding TetR/AcrR family transcriptional regulator, which produces MNDLAQGARTRAGLIAASIELFDRDGYDSTSLDAVCRAISVTKGALYRHFPSKQALAVAVVEEHFRRWHEVRAEVERSGTGPLQTLVDLTHRMGALTRTDRTVRVGVRLLFTSELFELLAGVHFVSLVAMVRDLLGQAVAAGEVPPGLDTREEADGIAAAVVGSQAMTVLTSLGDPVDRLTTMWRHRLAYLVAPGHRGLVHATALVDVPASAPRATGPGERTAPAPRATGPADGTPVTPCGTALVDGPACPSRGAPAAP; this is translated from the coding sequence TTGAACGACCTGGCGCAAGGTGCCCGCACCAGGGCCGGGCTGATCGCGGCGAGCATCGAGCTGTTCGACCGCGACGGGTACGACAGCACTTCGCTGGATGCCGTGTGCCGCGCCATCTCCGTGACCAAAGGTGCGCTGTACCGCCATTTCCCCTCCAAGCAGGCTCTCGCGGTGGCCGTCGTCGAGGAGCACTTCCGGCGCTGGCACGAGGTGCGCGCCGAAGTGGAGCGCTCCGGCACCGGGCCGTTGCAGACGCTCGTCGACCTGACCCATCGGATGGGCGCCCTGACCCGCACCGATCGGACGGTCCGCGTCGGGGTCCGGTTGCTGTTCACCAGCGAGCTGTTCGAGCTGCTGGCGGGCGTGCACTTCGTCAGCCTCGTCGCGATGGTGCGCGACCTGCTCGGCCAGGCGGTCGCGGCGGGCGAGGTGCCGCCCGGTCTCGACACCCGCGAGGAGGCGGACGGGATCGCCGCGGCCGTCGTCGGTTCGCAGGCGATGACCGTGCTGACGAGCCTGGGCGACCCGGTGGACCGGCTCACCACCATGTGGCGGCACCGGCTGGCGTACCTGGTGGCTCCCGGCCACCGCGGGCTGGTGCACGCCACCGCGCTGGTCGACGTGCCTGCGTCGGCACCGCGCGCCACCGGTCCCGGCGAGCGAACCGCGCCGGCTCCCCGCGCCACCGGACCGGCCGACGGCACCCCGGTGACCCCTTGCGGCACCGCGCTGGTCGACGGTCCCGCGTGCCCCTCGCGCGGCGCGCCGGCGGCCCCGTGA
- a CDS encoding TetR/AcrR family transcriptional regulator has product MSTTRDGLLTAAAAVFDRDGYVRATIDDVCDRAGVTKGALYGHFSSKRALAVAVLDRQAQEWAKARERLQRLHRSPLQVLVDLGYAVNQDRAVVRRLLFQAPICDDVADLRLAQWTSTVRDLLRTADYRGELRDGLDLDGCADAVIAALVGVHLMSMAVEDPDGVPRQVSRVWRTWLPALARPEVCATLRLEPPRRLPT; this is encoded by the coding sequence GACCGCGACGGTTACGTGCGCGCCACCATCGACGACGTGTGCGACCGGGCGGGCGTCACCAAAGGCGCGCTGTACGGCCATTTCAGTTCGAAGAGGGCGCTCGCGGTGGCGGTCCTGGACCGCCAGGCGCAGGAGTGGGCCAAGGCCAGGGAACGGCTGCAACGCCTGCACCGGAGCCCGTTGCAGGTGCTGGTCGACCTCGGCTACGCGGTCAACCAGGACCGCGCCGTGGTGCGCCGCCTGCTGTTCCAGGCCCCGATCTGCGACGACGTGGCGGACCTCCGGCTCGCGCAGTGGACGTCGACCGTGCGGGACCTGCTGCGGACCGCCGACTACCGGGGCGAGCTGCGCGACGGGCTGGACCTGGACGGGTGCGCGGACGCGGTGATCGCGGCGCTGGTCGGCGTGCACCTGATGTCGATGGCCGTGGAGGACCCGGACGGCGTGCCGCGCCAGGTGTCCCGCGTGTGGCGGACCTGGCTGCCCGCGCTGGCCCGCCCGGAGGTGTGCGCGACCCTGCGCCTGGAACCGCCCCGGCGGCTCCCGACGTGA